In Aythya fuligula isolate bAytFul2 chromosome 25, bAytFul2.pri, whole genome shotgun sequence, the DNA window ggagagagaaaagcacGACTGGTTTGTAGCCGGGGGGCTCCACGCATCTGCTGGGACACGGGTGACAGGCTCCCAGCACGAGCTGCCACCCCCGAACCCAGGAAGGCAGATTTTATCAGATCCGTCATTCCCTCCACCGAAATTAGAGGTAAAATGGGATTTCCGATGCGCCTCCAACCCAACTGCCTGCTTGTGACAGATGCACCCCCCTTTATCCAGTCCTCCTGTTGCCCAGCCTGCTCTCACCTGGCCGTTGCCGTCAGCCTGAGCCCCGATGTACTGCATCAGCTGGGTGAAGACCTGAGTGGGGACGGTGAGGAGGGAGGTTCCCGTGTCGACGATTCCCTGGCAGCCCTGGCTACACCACCCGCTGCTCTGCCCACCgatggagaagctgtggaaggagaagaaaaaccaCTCGTGAAATGCGCCCTGACCTGCTGCAGGATGAGCAGAGGACAGGAGCATGAGAAATGATTGAATTCTGCCTCCACAACCTGCACCATTAAAGGCTGGTTTTCTCTGGTTACACATTAGCAAAGTGAAGAtgagaccccacagccccaaaaCGCCTAAAAGCTGAAATCTTCGAAGCCACCAGAGATGGCAGAAAGGTTCCCCTTGTGGCTGCAGATCTAAGACAAGCTAGAGGCAGCTGGAGAAAGCAGCATCTTACTCTTCAATCCCGATCTGCCAGTAGCCAGCCTGGGTGACGGGGGTCCAGGTGATCTGCCCCGTGTACAGGTTGGGGTCAACACCTCCGAAGACGAGCTCTCCgccctggctgccctcctgcctgcaggaggaaggCACAGGGACACACTCGGGTGTTTGCAGCCATCGGTGGCCactggcagcagcctgctgctagCCTGGTGCGTGCCAGCAAGAGgaacagggaggggaaaaggttgaacagggaggagagcaggaacAAAGCGCGAATTTCCAGCCCCCCCTGAAGGTTTCACAAGATTTGCAACGACAAAAATAAAGGGGATATTCCTGGAGAGCACGAAGGCTGcacaaaatggaaggaaaaaggggaaggggtgCATCCTTACCCGCTCAGGTAGAAGCTGAAGACGGGGGAATCCAGCAGGTTTTGCTGCAGCATGCCCTGCATCACCGTGGTGGCACCGCcggcagagagggaagggaaggccaGCCCCAGGATGCCATCGAACGGGGCGTACACAAAGTTGGTGCCAGGCTCGGTCTCACTCAGGCCGAACTCCTGGTTGGTGATGGAGAGGCCTTGGATCtaggggaggagagaaaaggggCAGAGCTCCCCTGagagcacagcccagggcagcgggaccccaggaggcagcaggacacTGGGCTACGCAGCGGGGCGGCGAGCCAAAACCAGTACAAATACCGTGTGTTACGCACAATAAGAGACTGTTAGAGCCAAGCCATagattttcccctttttgctcCCGAGGGGAAACCCCAGAAGCAATCAACCTGCTTTTTTTCCGGGTGTACCCTCTCATCCCAAGGGCGCACGGGGAACCGGGGTGCCCCTCGCTCCCCCCCGCCGCGGTGTCACTCACTGTGACCGTGTCGTAGCCGAAGATGCCGGTGAGGCTGCCCGTCCCGTACTGCAGGGAGAAGTACTCGTCCTGGGTTGAAAACGTGGAGGACTCGTTGGGGTTGAACAGGTTGTGGTTGGCTGGATTGGGAGAGCAAAGCAGAAGGGTGACGGCTCCAGCCAGGGGCTGCTTTTGATAAAACAAGCAGTAAGGCAAGCCCTAAATACAACAGTGGCCAAAAGAAGCACCCCCCAACTTGGCTAGGACCTCTGAAGTCTAGGATCCAAAGGGATCGCCCAccctcagccttttttttttttttctttttttttttgtccaccaACCCTTTGCCCAGGAGCTACTCACTGCAGGCCTGGCTCTGGCACAGCGTGGAGGGCACCCAGAGGTTGGAGGAGCCGGTGTCGAAGAGCACCAGGAAGTTCTGCGGGGGGGTCCCGATGCTGATCTCCCCGTAGTAGGACATCTGGAGGAAAGGGGACACTCCTTGCATCCCATCCTCAGCCAACGAACAGCACCAGGAGGTGCGCTTGCTAAATCTCAGCCCCGCTGGCGTTACGGGACGGGGGTTTCCAGCACCGCTCCGTGGGGCTGGAGGGTCTGCCAGGGCCAGTGCTCTGCTCCCTTGGCCATTTACACCGCCTTGCTCCCAGCAAGAGGGGttaaaacagctgcaaaaaaaaatttagccCGGAGCACAGCATTGCTCTTTGCTCGGGCTCTCCCCCCAAGCACAGCTCCCGGtggcacagaggcagcagctgtgtttgGGAGCTGCTCAGGGCGCACGGAGCCTTCCCTCAGTGCCCCACGAGCTGCTCTGGGTgtgtttccaaaacagaaatcagtGCACAGCTGAGCAGCTCCATCCGCACTAACAGAAACGTTTCCTCTTTCCCTACACAGCCACGAGAACGGCTGCCGAAATAAACACTGAGCTTCAAGGTCCTACGAGGAACTTCCCAAAcgtctctctcttttctcatttCGGTCCTCCCGTCTCTCCTCTCCCTTAGTTTAAGCAATGAGCGGATACTCACTTCCATGCTGTTGGACAGGGGCTCGTAGatgctggagaagctgctgaagaACTTGTAGGCAGGGTCGTGGTAGCGGTGCTTCTGCAGGTACTCGTGGAGCACCCCCTTCTCCTTCATGGCTTCCCGTATGGACTTGCCTTTCTTCAGAGGAATCCTGCACGCAACGAGCAAAATCGTCAGGTCAGTGTGGTGCGAAGCAAGCCTCCACCTCTCCAGCTCCTTCAATTTTATTCCTCTATccattttttctgcctctgtcccctgcctgccccatcTCCCGCGGGCAGATTTGCTCTGATCAGCACATCCCTGGAGGGAGGTGACCCAGTCCTGGCCACGGGAAGGGCCCTGGGCGTTGGATCCCGATCCCTTCAActaatgaaaaatgattttgacaTCGGGCCTGCCTTGGCCATGACTTCTTGGGATACAGCGAGCTGCACTGTGaaatacaatttattattttttaatgtgaaagcCAACCCAATATAACCATTATCTAAGGAGTTCTCCACAATACTAAGCGCTGGCCCCAGATAAAACCTAAGACCCCCAACAGATTTCCCACCGCCGCCCTTCCTGACTTTGCCCCCGTCTTGTTACGAGCTGAACCACGACCGAGGTTCCTCCTCACTCACCTCAGCAGCCCCTCGGAGAGGTGCAGGCACACCAGGGCAAGGAGCAGCCACTTCATGGTGATCTTCCCTTGCTGGCAGCTTCCGAGGAGACCTTTGAAGCCCCACAGCACACCCTTATATACCCCCAAACGCTCGCTATCTCCCTGCATCAGGGTCCCACGCATGCCTGAGGTTTATCAGTGCACCCAAAATATTTGCACGAGACTTTCCCACAGCGCTAAGGAATATCTCGAGAACTCCAAAGTCAAACACCAGTGGCTAACGCCATTGTACGTGCAAGctattttttgaaaaacaacggtgaagaaaaaaataaaagccgATAAGAACAACTTCTTGGGAATAATCCAAACCTGCAAGAGTCAAGCTCGCTGCTACTCAACTCCTTTGGATTCGATAGGGCTATCAAAGACTTccttgaaagagaaatgaaaaagggtTTCCAGGAAGAGGCTGGAAAGACTAACATGGGTTATCAGCAGTTGTGTTATCTCCTGATTCCATTCCTGCTCTTACCTCTAGCACTTTAGAAAGTCCCAAAATGACCCTGGACGAGAGAAACCCATGGGCTTGGAGAGGAGACTCCATGCACGAAGGATCGCGCTCTTAGGACGGCACAGAAGGCCCTATTAGTGGTTCTTAActgggctcctgctggggaAGAGCTTTCAGGAGGGATTTCCATGCACTAAGGGATTAAACTGTGCACGTTACCCCACAACTCTCTCTTCTTTGCTATAATTTGGCCAAACAGGCAAACCCACCCTGCACCAAGTGGTGGCAGAACCCAAGGCAAGGCACCGTGCCCAGGGCACCTCGTTCGCACCAGCCCCCAAATCCATCCCACCCCTCCAAACCGCACACTACCCCTGGTGGAAATAGGGCATCTTAAGGGCAGGACTCCAGCGAGCATGGATCTGTGTTCAGCCCACGTTCAGCACATCCAAGTCCAAGGCACCCTCATGCTTTCCTCCTGACGCTTGTCTCGATGGAAGCCTGGTCCACGAGGACCCGCCAGCGATGGCTGTGCCCTAAAAAAAAGATCCTGCAGAAGACTCGGTGGTTTCAGAGCCTCGGCCAAACATTTCTGCACCGAGTTCAGTCCCTCCTCAAACAAATGTGAAGCTATGGAGTTATCCCACAGAGGGAACCCCTGCTCACCAGCCAGCAGAGGTTAGGATAAAGGTATCTGCCTGCGCACaagtttctcattttatttcccaaatttattgcattttgccctattttttttttctgttcctaaaAGCCACGCTGAATTGCTTCCTTTCTAGTTTCTTCAAGCTGTCCAAGAGGATGTTTTTgaccaccagcagcagtgagcaggagctgctgcacccTGGGACACACATTTACCCCTCCCTGgggcaggagaggtgctggggcaaaaggagaaagaatagGGCCATGGGGAGCTGTCTGCACCATCAGCCCTCTCCCACTCAGCAGTTCAGTTTAGGAACACATCACGTGCCAAATATTTCATGTCCTGGCTTATTATCAGAAGGACAAAATATCTTTTAACTCAAACATTATCTTATCACCGATGATtggcacaaacagcagcaactgTTCACCCCCCCCGGCCAAAACAACAGGGGGACAAAAAGGACACAACTGACCAGGGACATGAGGTGACCAAACCTTCCATGAGGAGCTAATTGCTCTTTTATTTAACCTGCATCTCACCTTTGGAGTCCACAAGAGCAGGGACAAGGCACCCGGCTGTGCCTGGTCACGATGGGAGATGCATCATTTACTGTcacctttaaaaaatgtgtttttagtaAAGAGGTCGGCTGGGGGTGGGTTACCACCGACAGGAATCGCTCAGAGGTGGGTAATTTCCCTCCTAGAACCGTGACTGAGTTCAATACAGCTGCTTTTAGGTCGAAATAGctgctttgttcctttcttcTCAAAGATCAagctccccaaaaaaaaaaaaataaataaaaataggttgAACACCTACGTTTACCTGCAAAACTCAAAAGCGAGCGCCCTGAAGGctcaaaaagcagaatttggatGAAAAACTCCCAGCCTTTTAAAATTGGAGTTCATAAAATTgtgtttgggggtggggggattGCCTTTTTGTGCGATCCTGATGGCTGCTTCTGGTGGCGCGTCCCAGGTTACGCACGGGTCATGCAGAGtttcagcctgctctgcagctggtgaGGTGTTCACAGCCAAAAAATTCAGGAGAGAGCAGAAGAGATGCTTAAGGTAAAAGCAGTGCTGAGGTAATTCCATCACGGGAGGGAGACCTGGAAAGCAAACAGTGCCAGAAGCCTGGATTGAGCTGCACCAGGACAGCTGGTCCTGAAGACATCGGGCATGCCACAGCCATGCTGCGGGGCCACGGGGGCCAGGGTGAAAAGGGCGAATTGCAGGACACGAGGTGGGCTTGGAGAGGCCACAGACAGGAGAAAGTTGACTTCATCCATCCCGTCCCCCCGCCAAGCAGTCcatgttaaataaaaaggaCGCGACCAGCGGCTAATCGTCATATTCTGTTTATTCTGTATACATTCGTAGTGCACGTTAAGGTAAGACATGAGCACTCCTCGGGTCACACAGCACTGCTACTGTTCTTCGCCTTTACGGTTACACCCGGATGAAATATAAAGAGGGACCGAATGGATACCCATAGGAATAACCCGAAGAAGCAATTACACAGCGGGATCAACCCCTCCGCTAAGATCCACCCAGGCCCCGGTGGCCGGAGCCCCGGAGCACCTTCGTTTTTCTGCCGCATCCAAAATGTTCGGTATCAGAGACAGCAGTAACAAGGAACAACACGGAGAACCACGTGGGAGAAGAGCTCGAGATAACACGGATGCATCTGGGTCTTTCGACTTGAAAAATCACATTCActtaggaaagagaaaacaaatcaggCCCCTTCTGaagaattaactttttttctacACCCCGGCTCGTAATTGGCAACTTCAAAGCTCTCGGGATTTCCCCTAATGTATTCAACCTTTGGTCCTGTTTGGTAACAGGAATCTGAACCTGTTTTGCTACCTGCGCGCAGCATTTCACCAGGAGCCACGTTTGGGGGAAAGAGAAACTTCCCAGAAAgactggctgcagccccctggaAGCTGAATTTGGACCACGATGAGGCAACAACGTTCATTAACAATCGCTCGTTAATGTTATTTCACAGTCAAAATACGACCCACGAGGGCTGAGCAGCGTAACGTGGAGGGACAGAGGAAGGATTTGGGGAGAAAATGGCTAAGAGAACATAGAGCCGTAGTACCAAGCCCTGCCGCAACGCTCTCCCTCGGATCTCACAGGCATCAGCACACCAAGGAGGTCGCCGCCACCTTCCCCGTTTTGCCATGgtgaaactgaggcacggggaaAGGAGACGCGGGGCAGAACCCGAGGTGGGAGCCCTGCTGGTGCGAGACAGGGTCCTGGGGATCGGAGGTATTTGGTCGGTAATCGCTCGCTGGAAAGAAagacagcaggagctgaagctgggtttgggttttgtccCGGAGGACAGCATGGCTTAGGTAAGAAAAGTGACACTTAGTACTGAGACAATCaaaatctgcagaaatattGATCCCTTAACCCTCACAAGCCAGCCTCTCCTTTGCCACCCCCCTCCCTGTAAGGCAGATCCAGCTCACAAATAAGCAGACCACCTTTTCTCAAGGGGAAAGCAGGCACATAAAACGGgttaaaattagaaaacaaaacgaAAAAGCCTCCCACAATAAACAACGACTGGGAGCCATGGGAAGCTCTACACCTCCCAGCAGGTCCCTGGGAAAGGGAAGGGTAGAAGATCTCTTTATGCAGTCACCGGGGAGGAAATATCAGGGGAGAAACTCTGGTTGATTAACTCAGAGCTCAAACAAGAATCACTTAAAAAGGTTAAGTCAGTCAAATCATCGCTGCACAGCAgacagctgctgccacagccgTCCCCTGAACCTCGATCCTACACGCAGAGGACAGCGAAGCAGCACCgcagcctccagcaggagcCACCGAGCAGCAAAGCCCAGGATCCAGCAGCCAGATTCAAGCCATCAGGTCATCACCATTCCCCCTGCCAGCTTCGTTTGGTTGCCTAAACCTCCTCTGAGGAACCAAAGAAAGTCTCAGCAAacccaggagctgcctgcacaTTGCCCTTTTTCCAGGTCCCCATCCACGGATGGAACAGCCGGGCACGAGGGGCACCAGGCGAGGGATCCACCTGCCTTGCAGAACCAAGCTGGGAATTAAAGGATCTCAAGGATTTGCTCAGCTTCAGGGCCCGGTGCTGGAGAAGGCTTCAGATGTCTTCAGATGTACACAGCTTGTTCCTTTCCTTTCGGACAACTGGGCAGCACCAGCTGGAGGCACAGCGTGCAGCTGGATCATGCGATCTTAAATCCAGATCTGGGGACGCAACCACAAAGGGTGAGGAGTTCTGCTCTGCGAACATCTTCCCTGCGGGGGGAGAACCATGGCTGGTGGGACAGGAGGAGTTGTTGGCAATCCCTGGTTTGTTTCCCATCCAGGTGAGCACAAACGTGTCCGTGCACTCCTTGGGAAAGCCCAGCGAACTCGCACGTAAGGCTCAAAGCAAGACCTGCAAGATCCATCCTTGCAAAGTGCCACAAGGAGACGGCACAATTCAGAATTTTCAACCAAAAGAAAACCGTAAGGAGGAATGACTCCAAAGGGGTCTCAGGAGGGATCCCTACTGCCCAATGCTCAAATCAAActgaaggaatggaaaaaaaacaccaaacgTCCCGGCCTTCCGACCTCGTACCGATTTTAACTCTGCAACCGTTTCAGGTCTGACCACTAGAGGAAGCTGCGACACTGGAGAGCTCCACACAGGTGGAAACACCAGGGAGAAACCCAAACTAGTGACATTTCTGCTCCCGGTGCCCCTAGAACTTCTGCCTCAGTGTTCAAACAACTCTGGTCTGTTCTTGCACCTCCACACCACCCGCAAAACTGAGGTTTAAGAAGTCATGAAAGGGTCCGGGTCACTTAACACAGATATTGCTCTGGTGAAGTTTTCCAGAAAAGcgaagaaaaatgagaaaaatgactTGCACGCGGACCTGACGCACACCCTGAAAGCCATAAACGACGGGTTTCCTGCTTGCCCACATGAAGTTTCCTACCGAGTTGCTTAAACATTAAACAACCCCCCTGCTAACGACGGGCTGCGAGCGGCTTTTCATCCCCGAGGCTTTCCGGGGAGGTGGCGATAGCGCAGCGTGAAGCAGAGGATGGAGAAGCGAGGTGCCCACTGGGTTACGATTCTCTGAGAGCAGCCAGCATCAGTTCTTCCTTAACGATGAGAAAATGcatctcttttttccttcctccttagGTGCAGCTGTAAAAGGGGTGCGGGAGGCTGGCGGGGACCGGTGGGCGCTGCGCACACACTCAGCTGCTGCCCAAGGCTCTCCTCGCTGCTTCTGATGTCCTCATGAGGTAGGGGAGCTTGGGGATtgctggaggagggcaggaggcacaAGGCAGACAGCACAGTTCGTCAGGAGGACGTGAATGGCAGCAACCCAAACAGCAAGGGCAGCTTTCCCCAATCCGAAGCTAATTCGAGCCACGTAAACAGCAGCCCGGCCCCTCGGGGGACCGCAGCGAGGAGCCCCCAGCAACGCAGCCGTGCTCGTCCCGACACCTCCAGGCACGTCCCATCCCTTGGGGACACACAGCCAGGTCAGGGGACaccacagggagcaggaggtgccACCAGCAGGTGCCCCAAGGCTGAGCAACCCACGAGCCCTCACCCAACAGCGCACACCCAGCCTGCAGACCTGGCCCTGCCACCATGCTCCACATAAATGTGAGatatttcatccttttttaacctttctggGTGAAATCGGGGAGTGTTTTGTATTTCCCAGCCGGGCAGTGATGCTGTTGTGAAGGCAGGTTCATGTGGAGGCTCCCAGAGCACCGCGCTGCGGGGTCAGAGCCGCTGGAGCTGTCCCGGGGACAACACCGACAGGTTAGACACTTCTCATgtagaaattagaaaaataattagaattaTTTAAGTAGTTTGGTTAAGGCTTAACGCAGTTAACTTTAATACATCGAGTGAAACAATTTCTTCTCTCGCTTCCTCAAATGGAAGTTTGATAGGTTTAGGGGAATACATTACTTGTCCTTTTCCCTCCACATAAAGTCACTTGGCACACATATAAAAATAGATGACTTGGGTTTCCTTTCGGTTATAAATCACTCAAGGGTTGGGGTGGAGAAAAGAGCATACAACAAGCATGAGAACttccaaaaaaaaggaaaaatcactgAATTGAAGCCTGTGGTGCACTTTGAATTTCTAGTGCAATGAACAGGTCGAGGAATCC includes these proteins:
- the LOC116498817 gene encoding gastricsin-like — its product is MKWLLLALVCLHLSEGLLRIPLKKGKSIREAMKEKGVLHEYLQKHRYHDPAYKFFSSFSSIYEPLSNSMEMSYYGEISIGTPPQNFLVLFDTGSSNLWVPSTLCQSQACTNHNLFNPNESSTFSTQDEYFSLQYGTGSLTGIFGYDTVTIQGLSITNQEFGLSETEPGTNFVYAPFDGILGLAFPSLSAGGATTVMQGMLQQNLLDSPVFSFYLSGQEGSQGGELVFGGVDPNLYTGQITWTPVTQAGYWQIGIEDFSIGGQSSGWCSQGCQGIVDTGTSLLTVPTQVFTQLMQYIGAQADGNGQYVASCSNIGSMPTLTFVISGTSFPLPPSAYMLQSNSGYCTVGIESTYLPSQNGQPLWILGDVFLRSYYSIYDMGNNQVGFATAV